One window from the genome of Rhodothermales bacterium encodes:
- the rlmD gene encoding 23S rRNA (uracil(1939)-C(5))-methyltransferase RlmD, whose protein sequence is MATNRPPAQRPQRGATLDIDIEKFADRGKSLARLDGYVVFVAGAVPGDRVRAKLFKRKRGFGEARLLEVLEPSPLRTTPRCEYFDACGGCKWQHVQYDAQRDAKRQSVEDALRHTGGFADVEVRPTIGADELYFYRNKMEFSFAAHRWLTDWEIASGTDFDRDFALGLHVPGRYDKVLDLKACYLQSEWSANLVNATRAFAKEHGWTPWDVHKQTGFLRHLVLRTPANTDERMVNLVTNGRDDERMAQFAAFLRAEFPETTTFVNTINTGVAQTAFGEEIVTVFGPGVVHDRIGDYTFEIAPNAFFQTNTRQAEKLYALATEFADFQPDDLVYDLYCGAGSISLYVSEHVRHVVGVELVEEAIANAHANAAANGVENCTFVAGDMLKLFTPDFVETHGRPDVLIVDPPRAGMHPKVVEQIARLRPERFVYVSCNPQTQARDLALLKDHYRIEAVQPVDLFPHTHHVETVAKLQAV, encoded by the coding sequence ATGGCAACGAACCGACCTCCCGCACAACGCCCCCAGCGCGGCGCCACGCTCGACATCGACATCGAGAAGTTCGCCGACCGGGGGAAGTCCCTCGCGCGGCTTGACGGCTACGTCGTGTTCGTCGCGGGGGCGGTGCCGGGCGACCGCGTCCGCGCGAAGCTGTTCAAGCGAAAGCGCGGTTTCGGTGAGGCCCGTCTGCTCGAAGTATTGGAGCCGAGTCCGCTCCGCACCACGCCACGCTGCGAGTACTTCGACGCCTGCGGCGGCTGCAAGTGGCAGCACGTGCAGTATGACGCGCAGCGTGATGCGAAGCGGCAGAGCGTCGAGGATGCGCTCCGTCACACCGGCGGCTTCGCCGACGTCGAAGTCCGCCCGACGATCGGGGCCGACGAACTCTATTTCTACCGCAACAAGATGGAGTTCTCCTTCGCCGCGCACCGCTGGCTGACGGATTGGGAGATCGCCTCCGGCACCGACTTCGACCGCGACTTCGCGCTCGGCCTCCACGTCCCCGGGCGCTACGATAAAGTCCTCGACCTCAAGGCGTGCTACCTCCAGTCGGAGTGGAGCGCGAACCTCGTCAACGCCACGCGCGCCTTCGCGAAGGAGCACGGGTGGACGCCGTGGGACGTGCACAAGCAGACCGGCTTCCTCCGCCACCTCGTCCTCCGCACGCCTGCGAACACCGACGAGCGGATGGTGAACCTCGTCACGAACGGCCGCGACGACGAGCGGATGGCGCAGTTCGCCGCCTTCCTCCGCGCCGAGTTTCCCGAGACGACGACGTTCGTCAACACGATCAACACGGGCGTCGCGCAGACGGCCTTCGGCGAGGAGATCGTGACCGTCTTCGGCCCCGGCGTCGTCCACGACCGGATCGGGGACTACACGTTCGAGATCGCGCCGAATGCGTTCTTTCAGACGAATACACGCCAAGCCGAGAAGCTCTACGCTCTCGCCACCGAGTTCGCCGACTTCCAGCCCGACGACCTCGTCTACGATCTCTACTGCGGCGCGGGGTCGATCTCGCTCTACGTCTCCGAGCACGTCCGCCACGTCGTCGGCGTCGAACTCGTAGAGGAGGCGATCGCGAATGCGCACGCGAACGCGGCGGCAAACGGCGTCGAAAACTGCACGTTCGTCGCGGGCGACATGCTGAAGCTGTTCACGCCGGACTTCGTGGAGACGCACGGGCGGCCGGACGTGCTCATCGTCGACCCGCCGCGCGCGGGGATGCACCCGAAGGTCGTCGAGCAGATCGCCCGGCTCCGGCCCGAGCGGTTCGTCTACGTGAGCTGCAACCCGCAGACGCAGGCGCGCGACCTCGCGCTCCTGAAGGACCACTACCGCATCGAAGCCGTGCAGCCCGTCGACCTCTTCCCGCACACGCACCACGTCGAGACCGTCGCGAAGCTCCAAGCAGTGTGA
- a CDS encoding BamA/TamA family outer membrane protein, protein MRRLALFLCLLTVALGASLAAPAAAQSGPPEPQRITSVRLTGDLGPFDAEILQELLQTRPNRRFLGIPGLTPGLWTYRLGTAGIFPRPIARAFERSGEPPAVLEPEDVEADRARLELLYRQEGFRDASVTASVDPVRPDAVRVRFHTALGAPSTIETVRYEGLGALDADARRRFARGTTLQLDEIRGADTLAFAARDQRFSEPALLEERRRLLTFLRDEGFARITRDSIQAVAFEAGPRAFDIAFRVRPGPRYDFGDVRFEVTGPEEAPPRTDTLQLGDGLVTVRYEGEESLEPGLLLRSLRFRPGETYDRSELLATKRRLERTGVFSFSEITPLADSLPRTGGGAATDSMPRIAHRIGLRTRRRHNIRLEGFVLQRTGLLTPEGSNLGGDELGFGVGAAYRNANAFGGGEAFGVRASGSVAGEFGEFPTAQAEVTTSLAYPYLVPPFGFIERALRPFNTRTQLSLGFLTARRDELRLIIRGRASAGLRLEVQHTPTLSSLLDIVDFRLSDPDTLSGFANEFLDLVEDPVARAFVLEDYTRPQVNNAFRYTLRAVTADLFRRDRGHAREVAVEAGGNLPYLLDRFVFSPDTLEGTLPGLPIFGGSSRLEYRQYVRFVADVREYRPLGRLSTLAMKAIVGIAHPTGDAPVVPFDRRFYVGGANSVRGWQLRTLGPGGVLPGEAAFVQGGDVKLEFGLELRTILLRDLFAANWSLALFSDAGNVWFGPRNPGNPDGQFRLDSFYDEIAVGAGTGLRVAWDFLILRFDLGWQVHSPVAGTGLFPEGNRPLFHFGIGQAF, encoded by the coding sequence GTGCGACGCCTCGCGCTCTTCCTCTGCTTGCTGACGGTGGCCCTCGGGGCTTCGCTCGCCGCGCCGGCCGCCGCGCAGTCCGGCCCTCCCGAGCCCCAGCGCATCACGTCGGTTCGCCTCACCGGCGACCTCGGCCCGTTCGACGCCGAGATCTTACAGGAGCTGCTGCAGACCCGGCCGAACCGCCGCTTCCTCGGCATCCCCGGCCTCACGCCGGGGCTCTGGACCTACCGACTCGGCACCGCCGGCATCTTCCCCCGCCCCATCGCGCGGGCCTTCGAGCGCAGCGGGGAGCCTCCAGCGGTGCTCGAGCCTGAAGACGTTGAAGCGGATCGGGCGCGGCTCGAACTGCTCTACCGGCAAGAGGGATTCCGGGACGCGAGCGTGACCGCCTCCGTGGACCCGGTCAGGCCGGACGCCGTGCGCGTTCGGTTCCACACGGCGCTGGGCGCGCCGAGCACGATCGAGACCGTGCGCTACGAAGGGTTGGGCGCGCTCGACGCCGACGCGCGACGCCGATTCGCGCGGGGCACGACGCTGCAGCTCGACGAGATCCGTGGCGCCGACACGCTCGCGTTCGCCGCACGCGACCAGCGCTTTTCGGAGCCGGCCCTGTTGGAAGAGCGCCGGCGCCTCCTCACGTTCCTGCGCGACGAAGGCTTTGCCCGCATCACCCGCGACTCGATCCAGGCCGTCGCGTTCGAGGCCGGACCCCGCGCGTTCGACATCGCCTTCCGCGTCCGCCCCGGCCCGCGCTACGACTTCGGCGACGTGCGCTTCGAGGTGACGGGGCCGGAAGAGGCACCGCCGCGCACCGACACGCTGCAGCTCGGCGATGGCCTCGTGACGGTGCGCTACGAGGGCGAGGAGTCGCTCGAGCCCGGCCTCCTCCTGCGCTCGCTCCGGTTCCGGCCGGGCGAGACCTACGATCGGAGCGAGCTGCTCGCCACGAAACGGCGACTGGAACGCACCGGCGTCTTCTCGTTCAGCGAGATCACGCCGCTCGCCGACAGCCTGCCCCGCACCGGCGGGGGGGCCGCGACGGATTCGATGCCGCGGATCGCGCACCGCATCGGGCTGCGGACGCGGCGGCGCCACAACATCCGGCTCGAGGGGTTCGTGCTCCAGCGGACGGGGCTCCTCACGCCGGAGGGCAGCAACCTCGGCGGCGACGAGCTCGGCTTCGGCGTCGGCGCGGCGTACCGGAATGCGAACGCGTTCGGCGGCGGCGAAGCGTTCGGCGTGCGCGCGAGCGGGTCGGTGGCGGGCGAGTTCGGCGAGTTTCCCACGGCGCAGGCTGAGGTCACGACCTCGCTCGCGTACCCCTACCTCGTGCCCCCGTTCGGCTTCATCGAGCGCGCGCTCCGCCCGTTCAACACGCGAACGCAGCTCTCGCTCGGCTTCCTCACGGCGCGGCGCGACGAGCTTCGCCTGATCATCCGGGGCCGCGCGAGCGCCGGGCTCCGCCTCGAGGTCCAGCACACGCCGACGCTCTCGTCGCTCCTCGACATCGTTGACTTCCGCCTCTCCGACCCCGACACGCTCAGCGGCTTCGCGAACGAGTTCCTCGACCTCGTCGAAGACCCCGTCGCCCGCGCGTTCGTGCTCGAAGACTACACCCGGCCCCAAGTCAACAACGCCTTTCGCTACACGCTCCGCGCCGTCACCGCCGACCTCTTCCGGCGGGACCGGGGCCACGCGCGCGAGGTCGCCGTCGAGGCCGGGGGCAACCTCCCGTACCTCCTCGACCGCTTCGTCTTCTCGCCCGACACGCTCGAAGGAACCCTGCCCGGCCTCCCCATCTTCGGCGGATCGAGCCGGCTGGAATACCGGCAGTACGTCCGCTTCGTCGCCGACGTGCGCGAGTACCGGCCGCTCGGGCGGCTCTCGACGCTTGCGATGAAAGCCATCGTCGGCATCGCGCACCCGACGGGTGATGCGCCCGTGGTGCCGTTCGACCGGCGATTCTACGTCGGTGGGGCCAACAGCGTGCGCGGGTGGCAGCTTCGCACGCTCGGGCCGGGCGGCGTGCTGCCGGGCGAGGCCGCCTTCGTGCAGGGCGGCGACGTCAAGCTGGAGTTCGGGCTCGAACTGCGCACGATCCTGCTCCGTGATCTCTTCGCCGCGAACTGGTCGCTCGCCCTCTTCTCCGACGCGGGGAACGTGTGGTTCGGCCCGCGCAACCCCGGCAACCCCGACGGCCAGTTCCGGTTGGACTCGTTCTACGACGAGATCGCCGTCGGGGCCGGGACCGGGCTGCGCGTGGCGTGGGACTTCCTCATTCTCCGGTTCGACCTCGGCTGGCAGGTCCACTCGCCCGTCGCCGGAACCGGCCTCTTCCCCGAAGGCAACCGCCCGCTCTTCCACTTCGGCATCGGCCAAGCGTTTTAG
- a CDS encoding DUF2795 domain-containing protein has translation MYWTLELAAYLEDAPWPATKDELIDYCDRTGAPLEVRQNLTEMDDDGEPYESIEEIWPDYPINNDDFYYEDE, from the coding sequence ATGTACTGGACGCTGGAGCTTGCGGCGTATCTCGAAGACGCCCCGTGGCCGGCCACGAAGGACGAGCTCATCGACTACTGTGATCGGACCGGCGCGCCGCTCGAAGTCAGGCAGAACCTGACCGAGATGGACGACGATGGGGAGCCCTACGAGAGCATCGAGGAGATCTGGCCGGATTACCCGATCAACAACGACGATTTCTACTACGAGGACGAGTAG
- a CDS encoding peptidoglycan DD-metalloendopeptidase family protein, with amino-acid sequence MPKNNYYYYDHEACTFVEVQPKPHKVLLHSAVVLALAVVLAGAGMWAVYETSSTPKEVALAQENRALQQQLTTNGQRFTELSERLDELAETDRDLYRTIFQADPISDEVRQVGVGGASSTEFDGFAESTSRLLRDNDNALEKLERQVSLQRSSYDELIDLAAERAEAIPQMPAILPTSGPLTSGFGMRKHPIHRVYKMHAGVDFSIPTGTSVYATGDGVIAFAGVSSGYGLNVRIRHPKAKRVTLYAHLSEIPEGIRPGARVERGDVIGKSGNTGLSTSPHLHYEIRRLNDEAVNPIYSFAPGVRPSEYHELVRVAESENAPLD; translated from the coding sequence ATGCCCAAAAACAATTACTACTACTACGACCACGAAGCCTGCACGTTCGTAGAGGTCCAGCCTAAGCCTCACAAGGTGCTCCTTCACTCGGCCGTCGTGCTGGCCCTCGCGGTTGTCCTCGCCGGTGCCGGGATGTGGGCGGTCTACGAGACCAGCTCCACGCCGAAAGAGGTCGCTCTCGCGCAGGAGAACCGCGCGCTCCAGCAGCAGCTCACCACGAATGGGCAGCGCTTCACCGAACTCTCGGAGCGGCTCGACGAGTTGGCGGAGACGGACCGCGACCTCTACCGCACCATCTTCCAGGCGGACCCGATCTCGGACGAGGTCCGGCAGGTCGGCGTCGGCGGCGCGAGTTCGACGGAGTTCGACGGCTTCGCCGAGTCCACGAGCCGCCTCCTCCGCGACAACGACAACGCCCTCGAGAAGCTGGAGCGGCAGGTCTCGCTGCAGCGTTCGAGCTACGACGAGCTGATCGACCTCGCCGCGGAGCGCGCCGAGGCGATCCCGCAGATGCCCGCCATCCTCCCGACCTCGGGGCCGCTCACGAGCGGGTTCGGGATGCGGAAGCACCCCATCCACCGCGTCTACAAGATGCACGCGGGCGTTGACTTCTCGATCCCCACCGGCACGTCGGTCTACGCCACGGGCGACGGCGTCATCGCGTTCGCCGGCGTGAGTTCGGGCTACGGGTTGAACGTTCGCATCCGCCACCCGAAGGCGAAGCGCGTCACGCTCTACGCCCACCTCTCGGAGATCCCCGAGGGCATCCGCCCCGGCGCGCGCGTCGAGCGCGGCGACGTGATCGGGAAGAGCGGGAATACGGGGCTCTCCACGTCCCCGCACCTCCACTACGAGATCCGCCGCCTCAACGACGAAGCGGTCAACCCGATCTACTCCTTCGCGCCGGGCGTCCGGCCCTCCGAGTACCACGAGCTGGTTCGGGTGGCAGAGAGCGAGAACGCGCCGCTCGACTGA